CGACATACGCCCCCTCTCTCGATAACGGCGAGGGCGCAGCCCTCTCCTGTTATCGGGAGAGGGGGCAGCGAGGAACGAGCGGGGGTGAGGGCCCACCTCACCCCGCCGCCCGCACCTCCCCGCGCAGCAGGTCCCGCAGCCGGTCCGGCGTGAACCCGCGCTCCAGGCGGCCGCGGTGCGCGAGGGAGATCACACCCGTTTCCTCGGAGACGACCACGACCAGGGCATCGGTCTCTTCGGAGAGGCCCAGGGCGGCGCGGTGGCGCGTGCCCAGGGTGCGGTCCGTCACGGGGGACTGCGTAAGGGGGAGGATGGAGCCGGCGGCCACGATCTCGTCGCCGCTGATGATGGCTGCGCCGTCGTGGAGGAGGGAGTATGGGGTGAAGATGTTCTGCAGGAGCGCGGAGGAGACGCGCGCGTGCAGCGGCGTGCCGGTCTCCACGTACTCGCCCAGCCCCACGCCGCGCTCCACGGCGATGATGGCGCCCGTCTTGTTGCGCGACAGCTCCTCGGCGGCCTCGGCGATCTCCTCGGCCACCTGATTGCCTTCCAGGCGCGTGAAGCCCCCGAAAAGACGGTTCTTCCCCAGGTGCGCGAGGGCGCTGCGCAGCTCGGGCTGGAAGACGATCAGCGCGGCGATGACGCCGAAGCGGAAAAAGGTCTCCAGGAGGTACTCGATGAGCTGGAGGTGGATCAGCCGCGCGACGCCGTACAGCGCAACGAGCGACGAGAGCCCCAGGAGCATCTGGATGGCGCGGGTGCCTGCGAGCACGACGAGGATGCGGTAGCAGAGCACCGCCACGATGGCGATCTCCAGCAGGTCCGTCCACCCGGGGGTGAGGAAGCCGAAGCGTCCCGTCCACCCGTTCATGCGGCCTCCGCGGGGATGCGGAGGATGCTCCACGCCACGTC
This DNA window, taken from Longimicrobium sp., encodes the following:
- the cdaA gene encoding diadenylate cyclase CdaA, producing MNGWTGRFGFLTPGWTDLLEIAIVAVLCYRILVVLAGTRAIQMLLGLSSLVALYGVARLIHLQLIEYLLETFFRFGVIAALIVFQPELRSALAHLGKNRLFGGFTRLEGNQVAEEIAEAAEELSRNKTGAIIAVERGVGLGEYVETGTPLHARVSSALLQNIFTPYSLLHDGAAIISGDEIVAAGSILPLTQSPVTDRTLGTRHRAALGLSEETDALVVVVSEETGVISLAHRGRLERGFTPDRLRDLLRGEVRAAG